The following proteins are co-located in the Microbacterium sp. SORGH_AS_0888 genome:
- a CDS encoding alpha/beta fold hydrolase encodes MALHEVEFASANGRDTIFGWIYEPVRPARGIIHLIHGLGEHSRRYLPLIVTLLDEGFVVVAGDHAGHGKTAMTSGVWGDAGDDADRVVVEDEWTLQELARDRFPELPVVVFGHSWGSMIARGLAQTPRAALAGLVLGGIAAQMEGIEQRIDRVALAAETDTSRPAPDAYGIAMFTDFTSRYGEGAGPTDWIAADADVVRDHGRDPLNNFGAPLTTRFLQGFVALYDRVNGDDWYGGVPASLPVLILAGDADPVANFGEGAYHVGNRLIDSGHADVRVRVYSGFRHEVHNEPEIRADVAREIVTFASRATS; translated from the coding sequence ATGGCGTTGCACGAGGTCGAGTTCGCTTCCGCGAACGGGCGGGACACGATCTTCGGATGGATCTACGAGCCGGTTCGGCCGGCCCGCGGCATCATCCACCTCATCCACGGGCTCGGCGAGCACTCCCGCCGCTACCTGCCCCTCATCGTGACGCTGCTCGACGAGGGATTCGTGGTGGTCGCCGGCGATCACGCCGGTCACGGCAAGACCGCCATGACCAGCGGCGTGTGGGGCGATGCGGGCGACGACGCCGACCGCGTGGTCGTCGAGGACGAGTGGACGCTGCAGGAGCTCGCGCGGGACCGGTTCCCCGAGCTGCCGGTCGTCGTGTTCGGCCACTCGTGGGGCTCCATGATCGCGCGCGGGCTCGCGCAGACGCCGCGCGCCGCACTGGCGGGCCTGGTCCTGGGCGGGATCGCCGCGCAGATGGAGGGCATCGAGCAGCGCATCGATCGCGTCGCCCTCGCGGCCGAGACCGACACCTCACGCCCGGCGCCGGACGCCTACGGCATCGCGATGTTCACCGACTTCACCAGCCGCTACGGCGAGGGAGCCGGCCCCACGGACTGGATCGCCGCCGACGCGGACGTCGTGCGCGATCACGGGCGCGACCCCCTCAACAACTTCGGAGCGCCGCTGACGACGCGGTTCCTGCAGGGGTTCGTCGCGCTCTACGACCGGGTGAACGGGGACGATTGGTACGGCGGCGTCCCGGCCTCGCTCCCGGTGCTGATCCTCGCGGGCGACGCCGACCCGGTGGCCAACTTCGGCGAGGGCGCCTACCACGTCGGGAACCGTCTCATCGACTCGGGCCATGCCGACGTGCGGGTACGGGTGTACTCCGGCTTCCGCCACGAGGTGCACAACGAGCCCGAGATCCGGGCCGACGTCGCACGGGAGATCGTGACGTTCGCGTCGCGCGCGACGAGCTGA